The proteins below are encoded in one region of Methanofollis aquaemaris:
- the msrA gene encoding peptide-methionine (S)-S-oxide reductase MsrA produces MSLKKAYFAAGCFWGVEEAFRKVPGVVETAVGYMGGTVDRPTYGQVCTGKTGHAETVEVIYDPEKVTFADLLRHFWTLHDPTTPDRQGPDVGSQYRSAVFSTDEGERDLALAEKEELDRSGKYRRPVVTEISPASRFWRAEEYHQRYFEKMRRRVGPVR; encoded by the coding sequence ATGAGCCTGAAGAAGGCATACTTTGCGGCCGGCTGTTTCTGGGGAGTGGAGGAGGCGTTTCGGAAGGTGCCGGGCGTCGTCGAGACCGCGGTCGGGTACATGGGCGGGACCGTCGACCGTCCCACCTACGGGCAGGTCTGCACCGGGAAGACCGGGCATGCCGAGACGGTGGAGGTGATCTACGATCCCGAGAAAGTCACCTTTGCCGACCTCCTCCGGCACTTCTGGACGCTCCACGACCCGACGACACCTGACCGGCAGGGGCCAGACGTCGGGAGCCAGTACCGCTCGGCGGTCTTTTCCACCGACGAGGGGGAGCGGGATCTCGCCCTTGCAGAAAAAGAAGAACTTGATCGGTCCGGGAAATATCGGCGGCCGGTCGTCACCGAGATCTCGCCCGCCAGCCGGTTCTGGCGGGCCGAAGAGTATCACCAGCGCTATTTCGAGAAGATGCGCCGGCGTGTCGGGCCGGTCAGATGA
- a CDS encoding VOC family protein: protein MNSSPSEGPDLAGLREEEAGLAAAAAGVTGAPGVTALDHLVIRAGAGEATAVAGEILGLSRYCPARATEADGLLTIVLERPNCPPLLVREERTIGKGTGCAAVAFRVRDLSAFTRACAAAGVPYRPAGAVMVEAGRPTLTGVRYLFTASGMPESEGREVNLSLNVPDRPYLAAAGCPDHLAVRLDPRDRAAAVIECLHLTGGIFEGSEYVTPFRSVNSVVRVKNADFALNFVSGTTPGAPDPFLARFGPGVHHLAFTTRGVATVAAGLEEDGVGFALPLTESPAAGVRQMMAARSELTGLIVEYIERFEEFAGYFDPGATVRL from the coding sequence ATGAACTCATCACCATCTGAAGGGCCCGACCTCGCAGGACTCAGGGAGGAGGAGGCCGGGCTTGCGGCGGCGGCTGCCGGGGTCACTGGGGCGCCGGGGGTGACCGCCCTCGACCACCTCGTCATCAGGGCCGGGGCGGGAGAGGCGACGGCGGTGGCCGGTGAAATCCTCGGGCTCTCCAGGTACTGCCCGGCACGGGCGACTGAGGCCGACGGTCTTCTCACCATCGTCCTGGAGCGTCCGAACTGTCCGCCGCTTCTGGTCAGAGAGGAGAGAACGATCGGGAAAGGGACCGGATGTGCGGCGGTGGCGTTCAGGGTGCGCGATCTCTCTGCGTTCACCAGAGCGTGTGCGGCCGCGGGCGTCCCGTACCGCCCGGCCGGTGCCGTCATGGTCGAGGCTGGCCGCCCGACCCTCACCGGTGTGCGTTACCTCTTCACCGCCAGCGGAATGCCTGAGTCCGAAGGGCGGGAGGTCAATCTCTCCCTCAACGTCCCGGATCGTCCCTACCTCGCGGCCGCCGGATGCCCGGACCACCTGGCCGTACGCCTCGACCCCCGCGACCGTGCGGCGGCGGTGATCGAGTGTCTCCACCTCACCGGTGGGATCTTCGAGGGTTCGGAGTATGTCACCCCCTTCCGCTCGGTCAACAGCGTGGTGCGAGTGAAGAATGCAGACTTCGCTCTCAATTTTGTCTCAGGAACAACACCCGGCGCACCCGACCCCTTCCTCGCCCGCTTCGGCCCCGGTGTCCACCACCTTGCCTTTACGACTCGCGGCGTCGCGACCGTGGCGGCGGGGCTGGAGGAGGACGGCGTCGGGTTCGCCCTCCCGCTCACCGAGTCGCCGGCTGCCGGCGTCAGGCAGATGATGGCCGCGAGGTCCGAACTGACCGGGTTGATCGTCGAGTACATCGAACGGTTCGAAGAGTTTGCGGGCTACTTCGATCCAGGCGCCACCGTGCGGCTCTGA
- a CDS encoding thiamine pyrophosphate-dependent enzyme: protein MKWITGAQNTWCPGCGNFAVQHALKDVFADLVAEEERRAEEFVLVAGIGCHAKIADYLAVNSFYAIHGRTLPVATGITLANPELTVVACAGDGDAYAEGLGHFVFAAKRNTDITAIIHDNRVYGLTTGQYTPTSYTGFRGRSTPSGVKERPFNPIELALASGATFVARAYTRRLDHLREVLRRAILHRGFSFVEVLQICATYNNLTAAYNDQVYELDGHDTSDLNAARERAREWDYSDGAPIALGVFYETEREREAWPPMGRLPDHQRREVVRGVLEGRR, encoded by the coding sequence ATGAAGTGGATCACCGGTGCGCAGAACACCTGGTGTCCTGGATGCGGCAACTTCGCCGTGCAGCACGCCCTCAAGGACGTTTTCGCCGATCTCGTCGCAGAAGAGGAGCGGCGGGCCGAGGAATTCGTGCTCGTCGCAGGGATCGGGTGCCATGCCAAGATCGCCGACTACCTCGCGGTCAACAGTTTCTATGCCATCCATGGCCGGACCCTGCCGGTGGCGACCGGGATCACCCTGGCCAATCCGGAACTCACCGTGGTGGCCTGCGCCGGCGACGGCGACGCCTACGCCGAGGGGCTCGGCCACTTCGTCTTTGCGGCCAAGCGGAACACCGACATCACGGCCATTATCCACGACAACCGGGTCTACGGCCTCACCACCGGGCAGTACACCCCGACCTCGTACACCGGGTTCAGGGGGCGCTCGACCCCCTCGGGTGTGAAAGAACGCCCCTTCAACCCGATCGAACTGGCCCTCGCCTCGGGAGCAACCTTTGTGGCCAGGGCCTACACCCGCCGCCTCGACCACCTCAGGGAGGTGCTGCGCCGGGCGATCCTTCACCGCGGCTTCTCGTTTGTGGAGGTGCTCCAGATCTGCGCCACGTACAACAACCTCACCGCTGCCTACAACGACCAGGTCTACGAACTCGACGGCCACGACACCTCTGACCTTAACGCCGCGCGGGAGCGGGCGCGTGAATGGGACTACTCGGACGGTGCCCCCATCGCCCTCGGGGTCTTCTACGAGACTGAGCGGGAGCGCGAGGCCTGGCCGCCGATGGGACGGTTGCCCGACCACCAGCGCCGGGAGGTGGTCAGGGGGGTGCTTGAGGGGAGGAGGTAG
- a CDS encoding MIP/aquaporin family protein: MVSLIKRSVAELVGTFILVFFGAGAAAVTLMIAHGAAAPNEFNVGIGALGGLADWLAIGLAFGIAIAAAIYAFGRVSGAHINPAVTVALWAIGKFPARDSVAYIVAQLVGAALASLAFFACAGMDAVSIGGLGATTPFPGISMGQAVLVEAIGTFLLMLAIMGVAVDKKAPVGFAGLVIGLTVAGIITTTGNIAGASLNPARTFGPFLGDWLIGGTNLWGFFPIYIIGPVIGAVVAAFLYQWIAAED; encoded by the coding sequence ATGGTATCACTCATAAAACGGAGCGTCGCCGAACTGGTCGGGACCTTCATCCTGGTATTCTTCGGCGCCGGAGCGGCGGCGGTCACCCTGATGATCGCCCACGGGGCAGCGGCGCCGAACGAGTTCAACGTCGGGATCGGCGCCCTCGGCGGCCTGGCCGACTGGCTTGCCATCGGTCTGGCCTTCGGGATCGCCATCGCGGCGGCGATCTACGCCTTCGGCCGGGTCTCGGGGGCGCATATCAACCCGGCTGTAACCGTCGCCCTCTGGGCCATCGGGAAGTTCCCGGCAAGAGACAGTGTCGCCTATATCGTCGCCCAGCTCGTCGGCGCCGCCCTCGCCAGTCTGGCCTTCTTCGCCTGCGCCGGTATGGACGCCGTGTCCATCGGCGGACTCGGTGCCACGACACCCTTCCCTGGCATCTCAATGGGGCAGGCGGTCCTGGTCGAGGCGATCGGCACCTTCCTTTTGATGCTTGCCATCATGGGGGTGGCCGTGGACAAAAAGGCCCCGGTGGGATTTGCCGGCCTGGTCATCGGGCTGACCGTCGCCGGGATCATCACGACGACCGGGAACATCGCCGGCGCGTCGCTCAACCCGGCCCGTACCTTCGGGCCGTTCCTCGGCGACTGGCTCATCGGCGGCACCAACCTCTGGGGTTTCTTCCCCATCTACATCATCGGACCCGTCATCGGGGCGGTCGTCGCGGCGTTCCTATACCAGTGGATCGCCGCCGAGGACTGA
- a CDS encoding DUF2193 domain-containing protein has protein sequence MNAIYTKMVDEAMAAQRADVATIKEKRGTKYTVSDGKAYLDAVTQMRVGEGQSKEVIDLHVESVKTHYKHLSTLTDYVRPEDDPFVEHYQTPPVLEILCEEDPAFKKSMEVFIEGIGKAEALIGRESARRYAGFYGPTCVVDFALIPGSTSNVVNQILRTVDIPTPHKQAILAAKSWGMNTSYGVGEVFAQAVEAGDTLADATRKEIEQLQAIYDHPVEAQVDLMERAGMNSFDPKKYMEGYKQDIKPFVKAAIDAGVHYGNIATVPAYCVGDISHHIAQSTYNMCKDDVIMGVIEAVTEVMEQSLRASLDKVRSEYQILSLATGSSAAATEYILELDGFNAPTVVDLLTKRFHNYVQLYPTRGAAAELHNCDFMDMIWRGWRLLDSARRKRNGAGDDLVPLVAGYPVDLSPIHENEVLMNPQRYAYPASAITVRFSALMRLADYPCLLTSEPVTATMMTNVIALHPEQIAAPVRACKDCASASMVDFRHEYCQWREAV, from the coding sequence ATGAACGCGATATATACCAAAATGGTAGACGAAGCCATGGCGGCCCAGCGTGCCGACGTGGCGACGATCAAAGAGAAGCGGGGGACGAAGTACACCGTCTCTGACGGGAAGGCGTACCTCGATGCCGTCACGCAGATGCGGGTCGGCGAGGGGCAGAGCAAGGAGGTGATCGACCTCCACGTAGAGTCGGTGAAGACTCATTACAAACACCTCTCCACCCTCACCGATTATGTCAGGCCTGAGGACGACCCCTTCGTCGAGCACTACCAGACGCCGCCGGTGCTTGAGATCCTCTGCGAGGAAGACCCGGCCTTCAAGAAGAGCATGGAGGTCTTCATCGAGGGGATCGGAAAAGCCGAAGCCCTTATAGGGCGCGAGTCGGCCCGCCGGTACGCCGGGTTCTACGGCCCGACCTGTGTCGTGGACTTCGCCCTCATCCCTGGAAGCACCTCGAACGTCGTCAACCAGATCCTCAGGACCGTCGATATCCCTACACCGCACAAACAGGCGATCCTCGCGGCAAAGTCCTGGGGGATGAACACCAGTTACGGCGTCGGCGAGGTCTTCGCCCAGGCGGTTGAGGCCGGCGACACGCTGGCCGACGCTACCCGGAAAGAGATCGAGCAGCTCCAGGCAATCTACGACCACCCGGTCGAGGCGCAGGTCGATTTGATGGAACGGGCCGGGATGAACTCCTTCGACCCGAAGAAGTACATGGAGGGGTACAAACAGGACATCAAACCCTTCGTGAAGGCCGCGATCGACGCCGGCGTCCACTACGGCAACATCGCCACCGTGCCGGCCTACTGTGTCGGCGACATCTCCCACCACATCGCCCAGTCCACCTACAACATGTGCAAGGACGACGTGATCATGGGGGTGATCGAGGCGGTGACCGAGGTGATGGAGCAGAGCCTGCGGGCCTCGCTCGACAAAGTCAGGAGCGAGTATCAGATCCTCTCCCTTGCCACCGGCTCATCGGCGGCGGCGACCGAGTACATCCTCGAACTCGACGGCTTCAACGCCCCCACCGTCGTCGACCTCCTCACCAAACGCTTCCACAACTATGTCCAGCTCTACCCCACCCGCGGGGCGGCAGCGGAGTTGCACAACTGCGACTTCATGGACATGATCTGGCGGGGCTGGCGGCTCCTGGATTCGGCCAGGCGCAAACGCAACGGCGCCGGCGACGACCTCGTCCCGCTCGTCGCGGGGTACCCGGTCGACCTCTCGCCCATCCACGAGAATGAAGTGCTGATGAACCCGCAGCGCTACGCCTACCCGGCCTCGGCGATCACGGTGCGCTTCTCGGCCCTGATGCGCCTTGCCGACTACCCCTGCCTGTTGACCAGCGAACCGGTGACCGCGACGATGATGACCAATGTCATCGCCCTCCACCCCGAGCAGATCGCCGCCCCGGTGCGGGCCTGCAAAGACTGCGCTTCGGCCTCGATGGTCGACTTCAGGCACGAGTACTGCCAGTGGAGAGAGGCGGTCTGA
- a CDS encoding DUF362 domain-containing protein has translation MTATVYFAEAGIGPRRENTLTKIRRLFDAAGIASCIGDGDLTAIKLHFGEWGNDTHISPVWVREVVDGVRTAGGNPFLTDTNTLYSGMRENTVDHLATALRHGFGYEVTGAPLVIADGLRSGNWREVAIRKNYFEQVKIAGDILDAGSMIVLSHVKGHGMAGFGGAIKNLAMGCAPAAGKMAQHQGLCPVVDEDACEGCWACVNACPKGALEAGAETVEVVSTRCIGCGECMTVCPTGALDFDWANGLVPFMEMMTEYALGAVQGKEGKVGYLNFLVDITPDCDCCPWSDSRIVPDIGILASTDPVAIDAASFDLVNARQGIKESRLLGNHAPGEDKFKGVAPYTDGMRQVRYGEEIGLGDADYELITI, from the coding sequence ATGACAGCCACGGTCTACTTTGCAGAGGCCGGGATCGGCCCCCGGCGGGAGAACACCCTCACGAAAATCAGGCGGCTCTTCGACGCCGCGGGGATCGCTTCGTGCATCGGCGACGGCGACCTGACGGCGATCAAACTTCACTTCGGTGAGTGGGGTAACGATACCCATATCAGCCCGGTCTGGGTGCGGGAGGTGGTCGACGGCGTGCGGACGGCCGGGGGCAACCCCTTCCTCACCGACACCAACACCCTGTACTCGGGGATGCGGGAGAACACCGTCGACCACCTCGCCACCGCCCTCCGTCACGGCTTCGGGTACGAGGTGACCGGGGCGCCGCTGGTGATCGCCGACGGCCTCAGGTCAGGGAACTGGCGTGAGGTCGCGATCAGGAAGAACTATTTCGAGCAGGTGAAGATCGCCGGCGATATCCTGGACGCCGGGAGCATGATCGTCCTCTCCCATGTGAAGGGACACGGGATGGCCGGGTTCGGGGGCGCGATCAAGAACCTCGCGATGGGGTGCGCCCCGGCCGCCGGAAAGATGGCGCAGCACCAGGGGCTCTGCCCGGTCGTGGACGAGGACGCCTGCGAGGGGTGTTGGGCCTGCGTCAATGCCTGCCCAAAGGGCGCCCTCGAAGCCGGGGCCGAGACGGTGGAGGTGGTCTCGACACGGTGCATCGGGTGCGGCGAGTGCATGACCGTCTGCCCGACCGGGGCGCTCGACTTCGACTGGGCAAACGGGCTGGTGCCCTTCATGGAGATGATGACCGAATACGCCCTCGGCGCTGTGCAGGGGAAGGAGGGGAAAGTTGGGTACCTCAACTTCCTGGTGGACATCACCCCGGACTGCGACTGCTGCCCGTGGAGCGACTCGCGGATCGTCCCCGACATCGGGATACTCGCCTCCACCGACCCGGTCGCCATCGATGCGGCAAGTTTCGACCTGGTCAATGCCAGGCAAGGGATCAAGGAGAGCCGTCTTCTCGGCAACCATGCGCCCGGCGAGGACAAGTTCAAGGGCGTCGCCCCGTACACCGACGGGATGCGGCAGGTACGGTACGGCGAGGAGATCGGACTGGGCGATGCCGACTATGAACTCATCACCATCTGA
- a CDS encoding 2,5-diamino-6-(ribosylamino)-4(3H)-pyrimidinone 5'-phosphate reductase: MRPYVFVNLAMSADGKISTRERRQVKISGADDFKRVDEIKAGSDGIMVGIGTVMADDPSLTVKSPELKAARRARGEDEHPLRVVVDSMARTSPDADILCKGAGQRVVAVSAAAPAGRVEALREKAEVVVVGEKGVDLTLLMHELATRGVKRLMVEGGGTLIWGLFKAGLVDELITYIGSTVIGGVDAPTPADGEGFVREDEFPRLELAGVERVDDGVLLRWVVKKEE; encoded by the coding sequence ATGCGTCCATATGTCTTTGTCAACCTCGCGATGAGCGCAGACGGCAAGATTTCGACACGAGAACGACGACAGGTTAAGATCTCAGGCGCAGACGATTTCAAACGGGTCGACGAGATAAAAGCAGGCTCTGACGGGATCATGGTAGGGATCGGCACAGTCATGGCCGACGATCCGTCGCTCACCGTTAAATCGCCCGAACTGAAGGCCGCGCGCAGGGCGCGGGGAGAGGATGAGCACCCGCTCAGGGTCGTCGTCGACTCGATGGCCAGGACATCCCCGGACGCCGACATCCTCTGCAAGGGCGCGGGGCAACGGGTCGTCGCGGTCTCGGCTGCGGCGCCGGCCGGAAGGGTCGAAGCCCTTCGAGAGAAGGCCGAGGTCGTCGTCGTCGGAGAGAAGGGCGTCGACCTCACCCTCCTGATGCATGAACTGGCCACCCGCGGCGTGAAGCGACTGATGGTCGAGGGTGGAGGCACACTGATCTGGGGACTCTTCAAGGCAGGTCTGGTGGACGAGTTGATCACTTATATCGGCTCAACCGTCATCGGAGGAGTAGACGCCCCGACCCCTGCCGACGGCGAGGGGTTCGTGAGAGAGGACGAGTTCCCGCGTCTCGAACTCGCCGGCGTCGAACGGGTCGACGACGGGGTGTTGCTGCGTTGGGTCGTGAAAAAAGAGGAGTAG
- a CDS encoding manganese efflux pump MntP → MDLPTVFLIAVGLAMDATAVSVAGGVSVREGRARTALTLALIFGGFQTGMTVLGWYAGSALAGFIGWIDHWIAFFLLLVIGGRMVYDGMKGEDGEPVAFESPLVLLTLGIATSIDALAVGLSFAVLGSAVLVPAAIIGIVSALLSLVGFWFGGVFGGRHREWAEVVGGAVLIFIGVRILFEHLFI, encoded by the coding sequence ATGGACCTCCCCACAGTATTCCTCATCGCGGTCGGCCTGGCCATGGACGCCACCGCCGTCTCGGTCGCGGGCGGCGTCTCGGTCAGGGAAGGGCGAGCCAGGACCGCCCTCACCCTCGCCCTCATCTTCGGCGGGTTCCAGACTGGAATGACCGTGCTCGGTTGGTATGCCGGGTCGGCCCTCGCCGGTTTCATCGGCTGGATCGACCACTGGATCGCCTTCTTCCTCCTCCTCGTCATCGGCGGGAGGATGGTCTACGATGGAATGAAAGGGGAAGACGGCGAACCGGTCGCCTTCGAGAGCCCGCTCGTCCTCCTCACCCTGGGTATCGCCACCTCCATCGACGCCCTTGCCGTCGGCCTCTCCTTCGCTGTCCTCGGGTCGGCCGTGCTGGTGCCGGCTGCGATCATCGGGATCGTGAGCGCCCTCCTCTCGCTCGTCGGGTTCTGGTTCGGCGGAGTCTTTGGCGGCAGGCACCGGGAGTGGGCCGAGGTCGTCGGTGGGGCGGTGCTGATCTTCATCGGGGTGCGGATCCTCTTCGAGCACCTCTTCATCTGA
- a CDS encoding DUF2180 family protein codes for MKCYVCAQEGKETEAAGICIVCGMGLCTRHMVREDVDLWEGGYPFPAQKLEKKLPRILCPECAVALKE; via the coding sequence ATGAAGTGCTATGTCTGCGCCCAGGAGGGCAAGGAGACCGAGGCCGCAGGGATCTGCATCGTCTGCGGGATGGGCCTCTGCACCAGGCACATGGTGCGGGAGGACGTCGACCTCTGGGAGGGGGGCTACCCCTTCCCTGCACAGAAACTCGAGAAGAAACTCCCCAGGATCCTCTGTCCTGAGTGTGCGGTGGCGTTGAAGGAGTGA
- a CDS encoding DMT family transporter produces MNALFTLLGAIAIEVCATTCLKLSNGFTQPLPSLGVVAGYATSFWLLSLVLKELDVGVTYAVWAGLGTALVAVIGFLVFKESFTLFKAVSVLLIVVGVVGLNLSGGVQ; encoded by the coding sequence ATGAATGCACTCTTCACCCTTCTCGGTGCGATCGCTATCGAGGTTTGCGCCACGACCTGTCTCAAACTCTCCAACGGGTTCACCCAGCCTCTCCCGTCTCTGGGGGTGGTGGCGGGGTATGCGACCTCCTTCTGGCTCCTCTCCCTTGTCCTGAAGGAACTGGACGTCGGTGTCACCTATGCCGTCTGGGCGGGCCTCGGCACCGCACTCGTCGCGGTGATCGGATTCCTCGTCTTCAAGGAATCATTCACCCTCTTCAAGGCTGTATCTGTCCTCCTCATTGTCGTCGGCGTCGTCGGACTGAACCTGAGCGGAGGCGTTCAGTGA
- a CDS encoding ferritin, which yields MISHTMLEALNRQINRELYSAYLYLSMSSWFSDRGLLGFANWMQVQVQEEQFHAMKLYDYCIARGGRVTMLPIEAPPNEWESPLAVFEATYAHEQRVTRMINDLVDLAMAEKDHATTNFLLWYVDEQVEEEANDTEIIGKLQLIGDETNGLFMLDKELGTRVFTPPVQGAP from the coding sequence ATGATCTCGCACACGATGCTTGAGGCGCTGAACCGCCAGATCAACCGCGAACTGTACTCTGCCTACCTGTACCTCTCGATGTCGTCCTGGTTCTCGGACCGCGGCCTTCTTGGTTTTGCGAACTGGATGCAGGTCCAGGTGCAGGAGGAGCAGTTCCACGCGATGAAACTTTACGACTACTGTATCGCACGGGGCGGACGGGTGACGATGCTCCCGATCGAAGCGCCGCCCAACGAGTGGGAGTCGCCGCTTGCGGTCTTCGAGGCCACCTATGCCCATGAACAGCGAGTGACCAGGATGATCAACGACCTCGTCGACCTCGCCATGGCCGAGAAAGACCACGCCACCACCAACTTCCTCCTGTGGTATGTGGACGAGCAGGTCGAGGAAGAGGCAAACGACACCGAGATCATCGGGAAACTCCAGTTGATCGGGGACGAGACCAACGGACTCTTCATGCTCGACAAAGAACTCGGGACAAGGGTCTTCACTCCCCCGGTACAGGGGGCACCCTGA
- a CDS encoding 2-oxoacid:acceptor oxidoreductase subunit alpha: protein MDEIAVLIGGKAGEGINIAGSVVMRLISGCGLRTAMYYDYPSLIKGGHNFAVIRGAAVQPYCHREGIDLVLALDQETVRRHQGRIRPGGRIIYDTGRVRELDGTGLPLDEIVKEEVAPAVTRNMGLIGAFCKACAIPWETVEAVLRRTVPKAVEANLRVAGRGYEAAGTVRSLPAPTAGRRVLPALTGNEAVALGLVEAGLEGYIAYPMTPASSILHFLAAGQEEFGISVVHPENEIGVMLMALGAAYAGRRVAVGTSGGGFCLMTEGFSLAGMAELPVLVVLAQRPGPSTGVPTYSGQGDLSFTLSAGQGEFPRLVAAPATLEEAWYWAGALLDLAWRFQTPAVLLTDKNLGEGMYTFHSAPERPPLPPVRWDGDGGYRRYAPGPDGVSPLADPGTAGAVVKVNSYAHDEAGVTVEDPPTVTRMAEKRKKKEKAMAEVLRGYPSVMTAGDPAAGTVLLCWGSTAGVCTEAAGDLGLRVVRPVVLSPFPTEPFGAALAGAGRVVAVEENLDGQLARLVRGEGHWVDAMIGKYDGRPFFLEDLERRLKEVGV from the coding sequence ATGGACGAGATCGCAGTGCTCATCGGAGGGAAAGCAGGTGAGGGGATCAACATCGCGGGTTCGGTGGTCATGCGCCTCATCTCGGGCTGCGGGCTGCGGACCGCGATGTACTACGACTATCCCTCCCTGATCAAGGGAGGGCATAACTTTGCCGTGATTCGGGGGGCGGCAGTGCAACCGTACTGCCACCGGGAGGGGATCGACCTTGTCCTTGCCCTGGACCAGGAGACGGTCCGCCGCCACCAGGGACGGATCCGTCCCGGCGGCCGGATCATCTACGACACCGGCAGGGTGCGGGAGTTGGATGGGACCGGTCTCCCCCTCGATGAGATCGTGAAAGAAGAGGTAGCACCCGCAGTGACGCGGAACATGGGACTGATCGGGGCCTTCTGTAAGGCCTGCGCCATCCCGTGGGAGACAGTGGAAGCGGTGCTCCGTCGGACGGTGCCAAAGGCGGTGGAGGCGAACCTGCGGGTGGCCGGGCGCGGCTACGAAGCGGCCGGGACGGTCAGGTCCCTCCCGGCCCCGACTGCAGGCAGGCGGGTGCTCCCGGCGCTCACCGGGAACGAGGCCGTCGCTCTCGGTCTGGTGGAGGCCGGGCTCGAAGGCTATATCGCCTACCCGATGACTCCCGCCTCAAGCATCCTCCACTTCCTGGCCGCGGGGCAGGAGGAGTTCGGGATAAGTGTCGTCCACCCAGAAAACGAAATCGGGGTGATGCTGATGGCACTGGGTGCGGCGTACGCCGGGCGGAGGGTGGCGGTCGGCACTTCGGGCGGAGGGTTCTGTCTGATGACCGAGGGGTTCTCCCTGGCCGGGATGGCCGAACTCCCGGTGTTGGTCGTTCTCGCCCAGCGGCCGGGGCCGAGCACCGGCGTCCCGACCTACTCAGGCCAGGGCGATCTGTCTTTTACGCTTTCGGCCGGGCAGGGCGAGTTCCCGCGCCTGGTCGCCGCCCCGGCCACACTTGAAGAGGCATGGTACTGGGCCGGGGCACTCCTCGACCTTGCCTGGCGGTTCCAGACGCCGGCGGTCCTGCTCACCGACAAAAATCTCGGCGAGGGGATGTACACCTTCCACAGTGCGCCGGAGAGGCCTCCCCTCCCGCCGGTACGCTGGGACGGGGACGGCGGGTACCGCCGGTACGCTCCCGGCCCCGACGGTGTCTCGCCGCTCGCCGATCCCGGGACGGCCGGGGCGGTCGTGAAGGTGAACTCGTACGCCCACGACGAGGCCGGGGTCACCGTCGAAGACCCGCCAACTGTTACCCGGATGGCCGAAAAACGGAAAAAAAAGGAGAAGGCCATGGCCGAGGTGCTCAGGGGCTACCCTTCGGTCATGACGGCCGGCGATCCCGCGGCCGGGACTGTCCTCCTCTGCTGGGGCTCGACCGCCGGGGTCTGCACCGAGGCGGCAGGAGACCTGGGGCTCCGGGTGGTCAGGCCGGTCGTCCTCTCTCCCTTCCCGACCGAACCATTCGGTGCGGCGCTTGCAGGGGCCGGGCGGGTCGTCGCCGTCGAAGAGAACCTGGACGGGCAACTCGCCCGACTGGTCAGAGGAGAGGGACACTGGGTGGACGCCATGATCGGGAAGTACGACGGACGGCCCTTCTTCCTGGAAGACCTGGAGCGGCGGCTGAAGGAGGTGGGGGTATGA
- a CDS encoding tetratricopeptide repeat protein produces the protein MQQLVESAARLVAEGDARMEQGDYAGALERYDAALKEEPAHPGALYRKGMVLAETGRTDEGIACFDRALAVNPDLPEVWLRRGVALYYVDRFWEAAESARQAVAIDPGYAYAWYVLGRSLKAVGHLHSALNAYNRAAEIEPENQAVWFMRGIVLALMEQHEEAVANFDRAIELDPTDLDARKNAAWSLYQLGQYEKALETCDAVLEVCPEHGQVVYLRGLVVRALAGEPPVE, from the coding sequence ATGCAGCAGTTGGTTGAGAGTGCGGCGCGGCTGGTCGCTGAGGGGGATGCCCGCATGGAGCAGGGCGACTATGCCGGGGCGCTGGAGAGATATGACGCCGCCTTGAAGGAAGAACCGGCCCATCCCGGTGCCCTGTATCGAAAGGGTATGGTCCTCGCCGAGACCGGGCGGACCGACGAGGGGATCGCGTGTTTTGATCGGGCGCTTGCCGTCAACCCCGACCTCCCTGAGGTCTGGCTGCGGCGGGGGGTGGCCCTGTACTATGTGGACCGGTTCTGGGAGGCGGCGGAGAGCGCCCGCCAGGCGGTCGCGATCGACCCGGGATACGCCTACGCCTGGTATGTTCTCGGCCGATCCCTGAAGGCGGTGGGCCACCTGCATAGCGCCCTCAACGCCTATAACCGGGCCGCGGAGATCGAGCCCGAGAACCAGGCGGTCTGGTTCATGCGCGGGATCGTCCTCGCCCTCATGGAACAGCATGAGGAGGCGGTCGCAAACTTTGACCGGGCCATCGAACTCGACCCGACCGACCTTGACGCCCGCAAGAACGCGGCCTGGTCCCTGTACCAACTCGGACAGTATGAGAAAGCGCTTGAGACCTGCGATGCCGTTCTGGAGGTCTGCCCTGAGCACGGTCAGGTGGTGTACCTCAGGGGACTGGTGGTGCGGGCTCTGGCCGGCGAGCCTCCTGTCGAATAA